One Cicer arietinum cultivar CDC Frontier isolate Library 1 chromosome 8, Cicar.CDCFrontier_v2.0, whole genome shotgun sequence DNA segment encodes these proteins:
- the LOC101496532 gene encoding uncharacterized protein, which produces MGREKTMKCIQNEKARKSIFMQRNKGLSNKISTFSTMFGAEICLIMYNDDYNGRPITFPQDTTIVQSMVKNYKDHKIETTLEEFDIKDYFAYKKNLIEAEISKVRKEIFKKKYPIQGPIFHNSEEEKSKSFVALVDSKIQTCNHRINMLKNMQQSETNFIQNMTNESIIPSHSCQVDKISQMQSIDPIESLNDDTSEMVDFKGLGDLPPTSSTNQLSKIVTWDDLLTELKDDTDFIQNTVPNISNDNFITSYSSQVDVMHSIPQMEVITDPIKQLNDDIIEMMDLTYLMVEHEECATQRVDLTPISTITQHSKLMKWNDLLVEHTTQDNTTQIDDWGSQLDDYVVDWISQPDIFAWQDISFL; this is translated from the coding sequence ATGGGTCGAGAAAAAACTATGAAATGCATACAAAATGAGAAAGCTCGCAAATCAATTTTCATGCAAAGAAATAAAGGATTATCAAACAAAATTTCTACCTTTTCTACCATGTTTGGAGCTGAAATTTGCTTAATTATGTATAACGATGATTATAACGGTAGGCCAATAACTTTTCCACAAGACACTACAATTGTACAATCTATGGTTAAAAATTACAAGGATCATAAGATTGAGACAACTCTTGAAGAATTCGATATCAAAGACTATTTTGcatataagaaaaatttaatCGAAGCCGAGATTTCCAAGGTGCGTAAAGAGATTTTCAAGAAAAAGTATCCAATTCAGGGTCCAATTTTCCATAATAGTGAAGAGGAGAAATCCAAATCATTTGTTGCTCTTGTAGATTCCAAGATTCAAACGTGTAATCACAGAATCAACATGCTGAAAAATATGCAACAAAGTGAAACTAACTTCATACAAAACATGACTAATGAGAGTATTATCCCCTCTCATTCATGCCAAGTTGATAAAATTTCTCAAATGCAATCTATTGATCCAATAGAGTCACTTAATGATGACACAAGTGAAATGGTAGATTTCAAAGGTCTTGGAGATTTGCCTCCAACTTCTTCTACAAATCAACTAAGTAAAATTGTAACTTGGGATGATCTTTTAACAGAACTTAAGGATGATACTGACTTCATACAAAATACTGTGCCAAACATTTCAAATGACAATTTTATTACCTCATATTCAAGCCAAGTTGATGTAATGCATAGCATTCCTCAAATGGAAGTTATCACAGATCCTATAAAACAACTTAATGATGACATTATTGAGATGATGGATTTAACTTATCTAATGGTTGAACATGAGGAATGTGCTACTCAACGTGTTGATTTGACTCCAATTTCGACAATCACTCAACATAGTAAACTTATGAAATGGAATGATCTATTGGTTGAACATACTACTCAAGACAATACTACTCAGATTGATGATTGGGGTAGTCAACTAGATGATTATGTTGTGGATTGGATTAGTCAACCTGATATTTTTGCATGGCAAGATATTTCATTTTTGTAA
- the LOC101496863 gene encoding cation/H(+) antiporter 3-like, with the protein MKTIFFFDSQQNLGLVSVFGYMLFLFYIGVKTDMSVVHKTRSGATNIGSLAIMAPFLCGMAVLNLYSSKYLTNDQIKILGVIIGLFCMTPFPVISSVLSDLKILNSELGRIGQSASLVSEIFSVFLASTLTFAKLYAEYGLSKALVCMAAAILFVLLVMFVIRPAMFWIIKQTPEGSHVSDNYVYSILIMTLLSSYATYRFGFFVLFGPFVFGLAIPEGPPLGTAIINKIDTFVNGVFMPLFVTTCTMRVDLKDFLRWRNELDGSVDDFMVQTLIVIVVSFVTKFIACMIPPLRSEMPLNDAISLSLIMSGKGIVEMAAFTLVRDTIGIPDNIFALLMICIVLNTTLVPLLLGYVYDPTKKYTGYTKRNICDLKSNTELRVLACIHRTDNIPATINFLEATYPTKQNPICTYVLQLIELVGRASPIFICHQLQKKKKSNSNSSVAEKLVELFESFEKEFDGCLVVNTFTAISPSEMMYDDICTLALDKFTSLIVLPFHRKWSSDGNSIELEDELLRDLNFRVLERAPCSVGVLIERAQMTHIFSLETPYKVCLFFIGGKDDREALFLTKRMTKNPHVKLTVVRFLTVDDCDSKGCWESILDNELLSEIKTESKIGDVYVKYVEERGKDGPQTALIVRSLVNEFDLIVVGRQAGIETSQTSGLLQWSEYPELGVLGDLLASTDAGGKASVFVIQQQRTAMDI; encoded by the exons ATGAAGACAATATTCTTCTTTGATTCACAACAAAATCTTGGACTAGTTTCAGTATTTGGTTACATGCTATTCCTATTTTACATTGGGGTAAAAACAGATATGAGTGTGGTACACAAAACAAGAAGTGGTGCCACAAACATTGGTTCTTTAGCTATAATGGCTCCATTTCTATGTGGCATGGCTGTTCTAAATTTGTACTCATCAAAATACCTAACAAATGACCAAATAAAAATACTTGGAGTCATCATTGGATTATTTTGTATGACACCTTTTCCAGTGATTTCATCTGTTTTAAGTGATCTGAAAATCTTGAATTCGGAATTAGGCCGAATAGGCCAATCCGCATCGTTAGTCAGTGAAATTTTCAGTGTTTTCTTAGCATCAACACTAACATTTGCTAAATTGTATGCGGAATATGGTTTATCAAAAGCATTGGTTTGTATGGCTGCTGCAATCTTGTTTGTACTATTGGTTATGTTCGTCATTCGACCTGCAATGTTTTGGATTATAAAACAGACACCAGAAGGTTCTCATGTGAGTGATAATTATGTTTATAGCATACTTATTATGACTCTGCTATCATCTTATGCAACATATCGATTTggattttttgttctttttggaccttttgtgtttggtttggcTATTCCTGAAGGACCTCCATTAGGCACAGctattattaacaaaattgaCACATTTGTTAATGGGGTTTTTATGCCACTTTTTGTGACTACATGTACGATGAGAGTGGATTTGAAAGATTTTTTGAGATGGAGAAATGAATTGGATGGAAGTGTTGATGATTTTATGGTGCAAACTTTGATTGTTATTGTAGTGAGTTTTGTTACAAAATTTATTGCTTGTATGATACCTCCTTTACGAAGTGAAATGCCATTGAATGATGCTATTTCATTATCTTTGATTATGAGTGGGAAAGGCATTGTGGAAATGGCTGCATTTACTTTGGTCAGAGATACCATA GGTATCCCAGATAACATATTTGCATTGTTAATGATATGTATTGTATTAAACACAACATTAGTTCCATTGTTATTGGGTTATGTGTATGATCCAACAAAGAAATACACTGGTTacacaaaaagaaacatatgtGATCTAAAAAGCAACACAGAACTTAGAGTATTAGCATGTATTCATAGAACAGACAATATTCCAGCAACAATAAACTTTCTAGAAGCAACATACCCTACAAAACAAAATCCAATTTGTACTTACGTTCTTCAACTCATTGAGTTAGTTGGAAGAGCTTCTCCAATTTTCATTTGTCACCAACttcaaaaaaagaagaaatcaaATTCAAACTCATCTGTGGCTGAAAAACTTGTGGAattgttcgaaagtttcgaaaaggAGTTCGATGGTTGTTTAGTTGTTAACACATTCACTGCTATATCGCCGTCCGAAATGATGTATGATGACATATGTACATTAGCACTTGACAAATTTACATCACTTATTGTCCTGCCTTTTCATCGGAAATGGTCGTCCGATGGAAACTCGATCGAGTTGGAAGACGAGTTGTTAAGGGACTTGAATTTTAGAGTTTTGGAAAGAGCACCATGTTCTGTTGGTGTGTTAATTGAAAGAGCACAAATGACACATATTTTTTCATTGGAAACACCTTATAAAGTATGTTTATTTTTCATAGGTGGAAAAGATGATAGAGAAGCACTTTTTTTAACAAAGAGAATGACTAAGAATCCACATGTGAAATTAACTGTTGTTAGATTCTTGACTGTTGATGATTGTGATTCAAAGGGTTGTTGGGAAAGTATACTTGATAATGAATTGTTGAGTGAGATTAAGACAGAGAGTAAAATTGGTGATGTTTATGTGAAATATGTTGAGGAAAGAGGGAAAGATGGACCTCAAACAGCTTTGATTGTTAGGTCATTGGTGaatgagtttgatttgattgttgttggAAGACAAGCTGGGATTGAGACATCACAAACTTCTGGATTGTTGCAATGGAGTGAGTATCCTGAACTTGGTGTGTTGGGAGATTTGTTGGCTTCAACTGATGCTGGTGGTAAAGCTTCTGTTTTTGTTATTCAACAACAAAGAACAGCTATGGATATTTAA
- the LOC101490164 gene encoding protein SGT1 homolog, which yields MDSDLEVKAIEAFVEDHFELAVELLTQAIHLDPNKPELYADRAQANIKLNNFTEAVADANKAIELNPSLSKSYLRKGIACMKLEEYQTAKTALETGASLADDKSRFVNLIKECDKLIAEESYAEPAQEKTTTQGATLNAVHQENDLVEKPIIVVAKPKYRHEYYQKPEEVVVTIFAKGVSKESITMEFGEQILSVTIDVPNEDAYVFQSRLFGKIIPSKCRYEVLSTKIEIRLAKVEPIHWKSLEFTRETAVAPRTIASSVTGTQRPTYPSSKPTRVDWDKLEAQVKSEEKSEKLDGDAALNKFFREIYHDADEDTRRAMKKSFVESNGTVLSTNWKEVGTKKVEGSPPDGMELRKWEY from the exons ATGGATTCCGATCTTGAAGTGAAAGCCATAGAGGCTTTTGTCGAAGACCACTTTGAGTTAGCGGTTGAACTTCTCACTCAAGCAATTCATCTTGACCCTAACAAACCTGAACTCTATGCTGATCGTGCCCAAGCCAATATCAAACTCAATAACTTCACTG AGGCTGTTGCTGATGCAAACAAAGCAATTGAGTTGAATCCTTCTCTGTCAAAGTCATATTTGCGCAAAGG TATTGCATGCATGAAGCTTGAGGAATATCAGACTGCTAAGACCGCTTTAGAGACGGGTGCCTCATTGGCTGATGACAAATCAAGATTTGTTAATTTGATCAAAGAATGTGATAAACTCATTGCAG AAGAATCTTACGCCGAACCTGCACAGGAAAAGACTACAACACAGGGTGCAACTCTGAATGCTGTTCATCAAGAAAATGATCTTGTAGAGAAGCCGATAATTGTGGTTGCTAAACCTAAATATAG GCATGAATATTACCAGAAACCTGAAGAAGTGGTTGTAACTATATTTGCAAAGGGGGTATCAAAGGAAAGCATTACTATGGAGTTCGGTGAACAAATA CTAAGTGTCACCATTGATGTCCCTAATGAAGATGCATATGTCTTTCAATCTCGCTTATTTGGAAAG ATCATACCTTCCAAATGCCGGTATGAAGTTTTGTCCACCAAAATTGAAATTCGCCTTGCGAAAGTCGAACCTATTCACTGGAAATCCCTAGAATTCACCAGAGAAACCGCAGTTGCACCAAGGACTATTGCTTCTTCAG TTACTGGAACTCAAAGACCCACATACCCATCCTCAAAACCAACAAGAGTAGATTGGGATAAGCTTGAAGCTCAAGTTAAGAGTGAG GAGAAAAGTGAAAAACTTGATGGCGATGCGGCATTGAACAAATTTTTCCGGGAAATATATCATGATGCTGATGAGGATACAAGAAGAGCaatgaaaaaatcattt GTGGAGTCTAATGGAACAGTGCTGTCAACAAACTGGAAGGAAGTGGGAACTAAGAAGGTTGAGGGAAGTCCACCTGATGGCATGGAGTTGAGGAAATGGGaatattaa